One window of the Shewanella maritima genome contains the following:
- the hppD gene encoding 4-hydroxyphenylpyruvate dioxygenase, with protein sequence MASEQNPLGLLGIEFTEFASPDTDFMHQTFIDFGFSMLKKSKDKDIFYYKQNDINFLLNRGREGFSSEFAKSHGPAICSMGWRVEDAEFAFKSAVERGAKPADDASKDMPYPAIYGIGDSLIYFIDVFGEDNNIYQTDFEDLENPMVIPDKGFMEVDHLTNNVYKGTMEKWANFYKDIFGFTEVRYFDISGVQTALVSYALRSPDGSFCIPINEGKGNNNNQIDEYLNEYNGPGVQHLAFRSRDIVASLDAMENTSIRTLDIIPEYYDTIFEKLPQVTEDRERIKHHQILCDGDENGYLLQIFTQNLFGPIFIEIIQRKNNLGFGEGNFQALFESIERDQMRRGVL encoded by the coding sequence ATGGCTAGCGAACAAAACCCACTTGGCTTACTTGGTATTGAATTTACTGAGTTTGCCAGCCCAGATACTGATTTTATGCACCAAACTTTTATCGACTTTGGTTTTTCAATGCTGAAAAAATCAAAAGATAAAGACATCTTTTACTACAAGCAAAACGACATCAACTTTCTATTGAACCGTGGTCGCGAAGGTTTTTCATCAGAGTTTGCTAAGTCTCACGGCCCTGCAATTTGTTCGATGGGCTGGCGTGTAGAAGATGCTGAATTTGCATTTAAATCTGCAGTAGAGCGCGGTGCTAAGCCTGCAGACGATGCAAGTAAAGATATGCCATACCCAGCAATTTATGGTATTGGCGACAGCTTAATTTACTTCATTGACGTGTTTGGCGAAGACAACAACATCTACCAAACTGACTTTGAAGATCTAGAAAACCCTATGGTTATCCCAGACAAGGGCTTTATGGAAGTCGACCACCTAACCAACAATGTCTACAAAGGCACTATGGAGAAGTGGGCAAACTTTTATAAGGATATCTTCGGTTTCACTGAAGTACGTTACTTTGACATTAGCGGCGTACAAACTGCACTGGTTTCTTATGCTCTGCGTTCGCCAGATGGCAGCTTCTGTATCCCAATTAACGAAGGTAAAGGTAACAACAATAACCAAATTGATGAGTACCTGAACGAATACAATGGCCCAGGCGTGCAGCACTTAGCGTTCCGTAGCCGCGACATTGTTGCGTCACTTGATGCGATGGAAAACACCTCAATCCGCACTTTGGATATTATTCCTGAGTACTACGACACTATCTTTGAAAAACTGCCGCAAGTGACCGAAGATCGTGAGCGTATCAAGCATCACCAAATCCTGTGCGACGGTGACGAGAACGGATACCTACTACAAATCTTTACTCAAAACCTATTTGGTCCAATCTTTATTGAGATCATCCAGCGTAAAAACAACCTAGGTTTTGGTGAAGGTAACTTCCAGGCACTATTTGAATCAATCGAGCGCGATCAAATGCGCCGCGGTGTGCTTTAA
- a CDS encoding homogentisate 1,2-dioxygenase: MPFYVKQGQIPNKRHIAFEKDNGELYREELFSTHGFSNIYSNKYHHNMPTKAIDVAPYSVNHGEAWQDALIQNYKLDSKKADTQGNFFSARNKIFFNNDVAMYTAKVTEATDEFYRNAYCDEVIFVHEGEGTLYSEYGELAVKKWDYLVIPRGTIYQLKFNDFNNVRLFVIESASMVEIPKHFRNDYGQLTESAPYCERDFRVPELAEAVVEKGEFPLVCKFGDKYQLTTLEWHPFDLVGWDGFVYPWAFNITEYAPKVGKIHLPPSDHIVFTAHNFVVCNFVPRLYDFHEKSIPAPYYHNNIDSDEVLYYVDGDFMSRTGIEPGSMTLHQKGVPHGPQPGKTEASIGKKETYEYAVMVDTFAPLQLTTHVQQCMSQDYNRSWLED; encoded by the coding sequence ATGCCATTTTACGTAAAACAAGGCCAAATCCCCAACAAGCGCCATATTGCCTTTGAAAAAGACAACGGCGAGCTGTACCGCGAAGAGTTGTTCTCAACTCATGGCTTTTCCAATATTTACTCCAACAAGTATCACCACAATATGCCAACCAAGGCAATTGATGTAGCACCTTACTCGGTTAATCACGGTGAAGCGTGGCAAGATGCACTGATCCAAAACTATAAATTAGACTCGAAAAAAGCCGACACCCAAGGCAACTTCTTCAGCGCTCGCAACAAGATTTTCTTTAATAATGATGTTGCCATGTATACCGCCAAAGTCACTGAAGCAACAGACGAGTTTTACCGTAACGCTTATTGCGACGAAGTGATTTTTGTCCACGAAGGTGAAGGCACACTTTACAGCGAATATGGCGAACTTGCGGTCAAAAAATGGGACTATCTGGTGATCCCACGCGGCACCATCTACCAGCTTAAATTTAACGACTTCAATAACGTGCGTTTATTTGTGATTGAGTCAGCGTCTATGGTGGAAATTCCTAAGCACTTTAGAAATGACTACGGCCAGTTAACTGAGTCTGCCCCTTATTGCGAACGCGATTTCCGCGTGCCTGAGCTTGCTGAGGCAGTCGTTGAAAAAGGTGAGTTTCCACTGGTATGTAAGTTTGGTGATAAATACCAGCTCACTACGCTTGAATGGCACCCGTTTGACCTCGTTGGTTGGGACGGCTTTGTGTACCCATGGGCATTCAATATCACTGAGTACGCACCTAAGGTTGGCAAAATCCACCTGCCACCATCAGATCACATCGTATTTACTGCCCATAACTTTGTGGTTTGTAACTTTGTACCTCGCTTATATGACTTCCACGAGAAGTCGATTCCAGCGCCTTACTATCACAACAACATCGACAGTGACGAAGTGCTTTACTACGTCGATGGCGACTTTATGAGCCGTACCGGCATTGAGCCTGGGTCGATGACGTTGCATCAAAAAGGTGTGCCTCATGGCCCACAACCAGGCAAAACCGAAGCGTCAATCGGCAAAAAAGAAACCTATGAATACGCGGTAATGGTAGACACTTTTGCACCATTACAGCTTACGACCCATGTACAGCAATGCATGAGTCAAGACTACAATCGCTCTTGGTTAGAAGACTAA
- a CDS encoding LysR family transcriptional regulator gives MRIDVDAFNVLQVLVEEGSFAKASERLHKAQSAVSYQVKKLEQHLGVTLFNRDKYRAELTPEGKVILAEGQRLLQHLANIEHLATRFSDGWEPKLELVIDGALPMEPIMTALKRMSEYQIPTKIQLNMEFLGGVQHRFERDKADLMLVKDYRTGPNYQPTALPAITSLLVVANEHPLSHKIDISLSDLQQHVELTIEDSSPIKRDKDEMQFGGDKVFYLSGFIMKKNALLKGLGFGWMPDFLIADELVSEQLKLVDFRGGNRFKFTPQLVSTHERPLGRAGKLFTSLIIEEFALYQH, from the coding sequence ATGAGAATAGATGTTGATGCCTTTAATGTACTGCAAGTGCTTGTTGAGGAGGGCAGTTTTGCCAAGGCATCTGAGCGCTTACATAAGGCGCAGTCTGCGGTGAGTTATCAGGTTAAAAAGCTTGAGCAACACCTTGGTGTCACTCTGTTCAATCGCGACAAGTATCGCGCTGAGTTAACCCCTGAAGGCAAGGTGATACTGGCAGAAGGGCAAAGGTTGCTGCAGCACCTTGCCAACATTGAGCATTTAGCCACACGTTTTAGTGACGGTTGGGAGCCTAAGCTTGAATTGGTGATTGATGGTGCCTTGCCGATGGAGCCGATTATGACGGCACTTAAACGTATGAGCGAGTATCAAATTCCTACTAAAATTCAGCTGAATATGGAGTTTTTGGGTGGTGTACAACACAGGTTTGAGCGAGATAAAGCTGACTTAATGCTGGTAAAAGACTATCGCACTGGCCCCAACTATCAACCCACTGCACTACCAGCTATTACCAGTTTATTGGTGGTGGCAAATGAGCATCCATTATCTCATAAGATCGATATTAGTCTTAGTGATTTACAACAGCATGTTGAGTTAACCATTGAAGATTCATCGCCAATTAAGCGCGACAAAGACGAGATGCAATTTGGCGGCGATAAGGTGTTCTACCTTTCTGGCTTTATTATGAAGAAAAACGCCTTACTTAAGGGCTTAGGCTTTGGTTGGATGCCAGATTTTTTGATAGCAGATGAGCTGGTGAGTGAACAACTCAAATTGGTCGATTTTAGAGGTGGTAATCGTTTTAAATTTACCCCGCAGTTAGTGTCGACTCATGAGCGACCGCTCGGGCGTGCGGGCAAGCTGTTTACTTCATTAATTATTGAAGAATTCGCTTTATATCAGCACTAG
- a CDS encoding TIGR00266 family protein, translating into MSKTCHEVDYEIIGNSMQLVEVELDPGEVVIAEAGAMSYMEQDINFEAKMGDGSEMESGFFGKLMGAGKRMLTGESLFMTHFSNQGGQKRKVAFAAPNPGTILAIDLAEHGNELICQKDAFLAAALGTQVSMTFSRKLGAGFFGGEGFILQKLSGDGMAFVHAGGTLIKKELNGETLRVDTGCLVGFTPGIDYDIERAGSLKSMFLGGEGLFLATLSGHGTVWLQSLPFSRMADRIIAHAPSLHADKG; encoded by the coding sequence ATGTCTAAAACCTGTCATGAAGTCGATTATGAAATCATTGGCAACAGCATGCAGCTGGTGGAAGTTGAGCTAGACCCAGGCGAGGTAGTTATCGCCGAGGCTGGCGCCATGAGCTACATGGAGCAAGATATAAATTTTGAAGCCAAGATGGGAGATGGCTCTGAAATGGAATCGGGCTTTTTCGGTAAGTTAATGGGCGCAGGCAAGCGTATGTTAACCGGCGAAAGCTTGTTTATGACGCACTTTAGTAACCAAGGTGGGCAAAAGCGCAAAGTGGCGTTTGCTGCGCCAAACCCAGGTACGATTCTCGCTATTGATTTAGCTGAGCATGGCAATGAGCTTATTTGTCAAAAAGATGCATTTTTAGCTGCAGCTTTGGGCACGCAGGTGTCGATGACGTTTAGTCGTAAACTTGGAGCAGGCTTTTTTGGCGGCGAAGGCTTTATTTTACAAAAGCTAAGCGGTGATGGCATGGCGTTTGTTCACGCAGGTGGCACCTTAATTAAAAAAGAACTCAACGGCGAAACCTTAAGAGTCGATACCGGTTGTCTTGTAGGTTTCACGCCGGGCATAGATTATGACATTGAACGCGCAGGCTCACTTAAGTCGATGTTTTTAGGTGGTGAAGGGCTATTCTTAGCGACACTAAGCGGTCACGGCACGGTATGGTTACAAAGCTTGCCATTCTCGCGTATGGCGGATCGTATTATTGCCCACGCGCCAAGCCTGCACGCCGATAAAGGCTAA
- a CDS encoding LysR substrate-binding domain-containing protein yields the protein MLNRSEDLTILIAVAEHGGFSAAANALDIQVAKVSRSVSRIESTLGVSLINRTTRKIELTEEGKQFIHSVRQALNQVDLAEQAVINLGHKPAGKLRVDAATPFVLHQLVPLVAEFRQAYPDIELQLTSNEGYVDLIENRTDLAIRIGRLHDSSMHASSLGKSKLHLVAAPDYLEKYGNLNDVAELSQHQLIGFSDIKQLNIWPLPGFESAVQAGQMQLSCSNGETMRQLVLAGNGIACLSNFMVANDIASGKLVSVLADKLIANSDRENVSAVYYRSSAVSSRISAFIEFIKPRLAL from the coding sequence ATGTTAAACCGCTCTGAAGATCTAACTATTTTAATCGCTGTTGCTGAGCATGGCGGCTTTAGCGCTGCAGCGAATGCACTCGATATTCAAGTCGCTAAAGTCTCGCGCAGTGTCAGTCGAATCGAGTCTACTCTCGGGGTGAGCTTGATTAATCGTACTACGCGTAAAATCGAGCTGACAGAAGAGGGCAAGCAGTTTATTCATTCAGTGCGTCAAGCGTTAAATCAGGTTGATCTGGCAGAGCAAGCTGTGATCAACCTTGGACACAAGCCTGCAGGCAAATTAAGAGTTGATGCCGCTACGCCATTTGTGCTGCATCAGTTAGTGCCTTTAGTCGCCGAGTTTAGACAAGCTTACCCTGATATTGAGCTGCAACTGACGTCAAATGAAGGCTATGTTGATTTAATTGAGAACCGCACCGATCTGGCTATTCGTATTGGTCGCCTGCATGACTCGAGTATGCATGCCAGTAGCCTTGGTAAAAGCAAGTTGCATTTGGTTGCAGCGCCTGATTATCTTGAAAAGTATGGCAACCTTAATGACGTGGCGGAGTTAAGTCAGCATCAGCTTATTGGCTTTAGCGATATTAAGCAGCTAAACATATGGCCTTTACCGGGCTTTGAATCGGCTGTACAAGCAGGGCAAATGCAGCTTAGTTGCAGCAATGGTGAAACCATGCGTCAGCTTGTTTTGGCAGGCAATGGCATTGCTTGTCTGTCTAACTTTATGGTGGCGAACGATATTGCCTCAGGCAAGTTAGTATCTGTGTTGGCAGATAAGTTGATTGCCAACAGTGATAGAGAAAATGTCAGCGCGGTTTATTATCGCTCTTCAGCGGTATCGAGCCGTATTTCAGCATTTATTGAATTCATCAAACCAAGATTGGCGCTGTAA
- a CDS encoding alkene reductase — translation MPAKLLQPIKLGNFSLANRIVMPPMTRSRATQPGDCANEMMATYYAQRASAGLIVGEGTQISPIAKGYAWTPGIYTPAQVQGWRKVTDAVHQQGGVMFAQLWHVGRVTHPDNIGGEQPISASAIKAENVKVFIDNGTNEPGFVDVVEPRAMTKQDIEAVLAEFKQAALNAIEAGFDGVELHGANGYLVNQFVDSQSNARTDEYGGSLANRLRFLDEVVDALVQAVGKEKIGVRLAPLTTLNGTVDDNPEQTYVAAAKVLNKHGIAYMHIAEADWDDAPVMSLEFKQQLRDAFNGVIIYAGKYDAKRASVAIESGVADMIAFGRPFVANPDLVSRIAHSQPWASHDPNTLFGGGEKGLSDYPRFSDTDASATV, via the coding sequence ATGCCTGCAAAACTGCTACAACCAATTAAACTGGGTAACTTTTCGCTAGCTAACCGCATTGTAATGCCACCTATGACACGCTCTAGGGCGACTCAACCTGGCGACTGCGCCAATGAGATGATGGCAACCTATTATGCGCAACGTGCCAGTGCTGGACTCATTGTAGGCGAGGGCACGCAAATTTCCCCTATCGCTAAAGGGTACGCCTGGACGCCGGGTATTTACACACCTGCGCAAGTTCAAGGCTGGCGTAAAGTCACCGATGCTGTGCACCAGCAAGGCGGTGTGATGTTTGCCCAGTTATGGCATGTTGGTCGGGTTACCCATCCAGACAATATTGGCGGTGAGCAGCCTATTTCGGCATCTGCTATCAAAGCAGAAAACGTTAAAGTGTTTATCGATAATGGTACAAATGAGCCGGGTTTTGTTGATGTGGTTGAGCCTCGCGCAATGACCAAACAAGACATTGAAGCTGTTCTCGCTGAGTTTAAGCAAGCGGCGCTAAATGCCATAGAGGCTGGCTTTGATGGCGTTGAGCTACACGGTGCTAACGGTTATCTGGTCAATCAATTTGTGGATTCACAGTCAAATGCTCGTACTGACGAGTATGGCGGCAGCTTAGCGAATCGTTTGCGCTTTTTAGATGAAGTTGTTGATGCTTTAGTACAAGCCGTAGGTAAAGAAAAAATCGGCGTTCGACTTGCGCCTTTGACCACGCTTAATGGCACTGTTGACGATAACCCTGAGCAAACCTATGTTGCGGCGGCAAAAGTTTTGAATAAGCATGGTATTGCCTATATGCATATTGCCGAAGCGGATTGGGATGATGCGCCAGTAATGTCGCTTGAGTTTAAACAGCAGTTACGCGATGCGTTTAACGGGGTCATTATTTACGCTGGTAAATATGATGCTAAGCGAGCTAGCGTTGCCATTGAGTCTGGCGTGGCGGATATGATTGCCTTTGGCAGACCATTTGTTGCCAACCCTGATCTTGTGTCGCGAATAGCGCACTCACAGCCTTGGGCTAGCCATGATCCTAACACCTTATTCGGCGGTGGTGAAAAAGGGTTAAGTGACTACCCAAGATTTTCTGATACAGACGCATCCGCGACTGTCTAA
- a CDS encoding alkene reductase yields MLFSSFQLGPVTLDNRVAMAPMTRSRTSQPGDVPNDMMATYYAQRANAGLIITEGAPVSDVARGYSMTPGIYTQAHIDGWKKVTDAVHAKGGKIYIQLWHVGRRSHEVIAGETPLSASAVKVPDQVFGPLAEGGFGMIETSLPRAMTKQDIEQTIADFVQAAKNSIEAGFDGVEIHGAHGYLFDQFMRKASNQRTDEYGGSAQNRLRFLIETLDSVGEAIGRDRVAVRLSPHVMEGDGSVDDEIEQLVIELAKHFAVKPLAYLHLSENISNYLPVPDEFRKTLRDEYKGAIMVAGKLTKDSAQQLLASGLIDLCAFGTPYVTNPDLVARFKQGWPLAEFDADARLSLYGGSEQGYIDYPNYSA; encoded by the coding sequence ATGCTGTTCTCTTCATTTCAACTAGGGCCTGTGACGCTCGATAATCGCGTCGCCATGGCACCAATGACGCGCTCGCGCACCAGCCAACCTGGTGATGTGCCGAATGACATGATGGCAACCTACTATGCCCAGCGCGCTAATGCTGGTTTGATTATTACCGAAGGCGCGCCAGTGTCAGATGTCGCCCGCGGCTATTCAATGACACCTGGTATATACACTCAAGCACATATCGATGGCTGGAAGAAAGTCACTGATGCTGTGCACGCAAAAGGCGGTAAAATTTACATACAGCTGTGGCATGTTGGTCGCCGCAGTCATGAGGTTATTGCGGGTGAAACGCCACTGTCAGCATCAGCGGTAAAAGTGCCCGATCAAGTTTTTGGCCCGCTAGCTGAAGGTGGTTTTGGCATGATTGAAACCAGTCTGCCGAGGGCGATGACTAAGCAAGATATCGAGCAAACCATTGCTGATTTTGTTCAGGCTGCGAAAAATAGTATCGAGGCGGGGTTTGATGGCGTTGAAATTCACGGCGCTCATGGTTACTTGTTTGATCAGTTTATGCGTAAAGCCAGTAATCAGCGCACCGATGAGTATGGCGGCAGTGCCCAAAATCGTTTGCGTTTTTTAATCGAGACTCTTGATTCTGTGGGAGAAGCCATTGGCCGTGATCGCGTTGCTGTACGTTTATCACCACATGTGATGGAAGGTGACGGCTCGGTTGATGATGAAATCGAACAGTTGGTGATTGAACTAGCTAAGCACTTTGCCGTAAAACCGTTAGCTTATTTACATTTATCTGAGAATATTTCTAACTATTTGCCAGTACCAGATGAGTTTAGAAAGACGCTAAGAGATGAATATAAAGGTGCGATTATGGTCGCAGGTAAGCTAACTAAAGACTCGGCACAGCAGTTATTGGCGTCAGGTTTAATCGACCTATGTGCATTCGGTACACCTTATGTGACTAACCCAGATTTGGTGGCGCGCTTCAAGCAAGGCTGGCCGTTAGCTGAGTTTGATGCAGATGCCAGATTGAGTTTGTATGGTGGCAGTGAACAGGGCTACATCGATTACCCCAACTATTCGGCGTAG
- a CDS encoding substrate-binding periplasmic protein, translated as MKLSMLDWPPFTSVSLPDKGISALVVKQALNTIDIEPEFHHLPWNRAIRLVNSGKQVGYLPEYQYQSEQLIFSDPIGQSPIMLLFIKGKPISWQTQHDLTQYTLGVNTGYINTKVIDDNIASGKQRVELTSTEYQSIQVLLAGRVDAIVIDKHVFEYLKSDPYVKQHIDKLQLDDKILENKHLHIAFDNSAFGRLWRDKVNQGLANIDVQAIVDEQLLRLKAN; from the coding sequence ATGAAGCTGTCGATGCTAGATTGGCCGCCATTTACTAGCGTCTCTTTGCCGGATAAAGGCATATCAGCATTGGTAGTTAAGCAAGCATTGAACACCATAGATATCGAACCAGAGTTCCATCACCTGCCGTGGAATCGCGCGATTCGCTTAGTGAACAGCGGCAAACAAGTGGGCTATCTCCCTGAGTATCAATACCAAAGTGAGCAATTGATATTTTCTGACCCCATTGGGCAAAGTCCAATTATGCTATTGTTTATTAAAGGTAAGCCTATTTCATGGCAAACTCAGCATGACCTAACTCAATACACACTCGGCGTGAATACTGGTTACATTAATACTAAGGTAATTGACGATAATATTGCTTCAGGTAAGCAGCGGGTGGAGTTAACATCAACTGAATATCAGTCAATTCAGGTGTTGCTGGCGGGTAGGGTAGATGCAATTGTCATTGATAAGCATGTATTTGAATACCTCAAGTCAGACCCTTATGTGAAACAGCACATTGACAAGTTGCAGCTTGACGACAAAATACTGGAGAACAAGCACTTACACATTGCTTTTGATAATTCGGCATTTGGTAGATTATGGCGTGATAAGGTTAATCAGGGGTTGGCAAACATTGATGTGCAAGCCATTGTTGATGAACAATTGCTACGTTTGAAAGCTAATTAG
- a CDS encoding YccF domain-containing protein translates to MSILRLIFNIAWFVMGGFIMGLAWWLVGVLCFISIIGIPFGRACFVIGEMAFWPFGQESVNRKTLRGEEDLGTGTMGLLGNIIWLVFFGIWLALGHLASALACAITIIGIPFAVQHFKLALLSLAPIGQTIINKDQVIHRI, encoded by the coding sequence ATGAGTATTTTAAGGCTTATTTTTAATATCGCATGGTTTGTAATGGGCGGCTTTATTATGGGCCTAGCGTGGTGGCTAGTGGGTGTGCTTTGTTTTATCAGTATTATTGGTATCCCTTTTGGCCGAGCATGTTTTGTTATCGGTGAAATGGCATTTTGGCCATTTGGTCAAGAAAGCGTTAACCGCAAAACCTTACGTGGCGAAGAAGATTTAGGTACTGGCACCATGGGGCTTCTAGGTAATATTATCTGGCTAGTGTTCTTCGGGATCTGGTTAGCACTGGGTCATTTAGCGTCCGCACTGGCTTGTGCTATTACCATTATCGGTATTCCGTTCGCGGTGCAGCATTTCAAATTGGCACTACTGAGCCTAGCACCAATAGGACAAACGATTATCAATAAAGATCAGGTAATCCACCGTATCTAA
- a CDS encoding 1-aminocyclopropane-1-carboxylate deaminase/D-cysteine desulfhydrase yields MFSPSPVHTMLFQQRTIYIKRDDLLDEAFSGNKARKFDYFFYDQFPEVTHVIGSGSAQANSLYSLSELAKRKGWQLDFFVDHIPSYVKQNPRGNYLAALNNGARVISVSDHVQYAHIKADNLDDKVAVIAADYQSRLGQEQVLHVPEGGRCEYAQSGVAKLGAEIVSWANDNSIQQLDIFLPAGTGTTALYLQQYFVQQHIADNFKVFTCATVGSADYLKQQFMQLTDNSSELPTILSNGKKYHFGKLYRECYDIWREVNEGGIEFELLYDPIGFLVLKHYLSHCQIEQGKSSIGNRPIMYIHQGGLKGNETMLPRYQRKYPD; encoded by the coding sequence ATGTTTTCTCCAAGCCCAGTACACACTATGCTGTTTCAGCAGCGCACCATTTATATCAAACGTGATGATTTACTGGATGAAGCATTTAGCGGCAATAAAGCCCGCAAGTTTGATTACTTTTTCTATGATCAATTCCCTGAGGTCACCCATGTGATTGGCAGCGGCAGTGCGCAGGCCAATTCCTTGTATTCGCTATCTGAGTTGGCAAAACGTAAGGGTTGGCAGTTAGACTTTTTTGTCGACCATATTCCTAGTTACGTGAAACAAAACCCTCGCGGTAACTATCTAGCTGCGCTTAATAATGGCGCTCGGGTGATAAGCGTGAGTGACCATGTTCAATACGCGCATATTAAAGCCGATAACCTAGATGATAAGGTGGCAGTGATAGCGGCAGACTATCAAAGCCGCTTGGGGCAAGAACAGGTGCTGCATGTACCTGAAGGTGGGCGTTGTGAGTATGCTCAATCTGGTGTTGCTAAGCTTGGCGCAGAAATTGTGAGTTGGGCGAATGACAATTCAATTCAACAGTTAGATATTTTTCTGCCTGCCGGTACTGGCACCACAGCCCTGTACCTACAGCAATATTTTGTGCAGCAACATATTGCCGATAATTTTAAGGTGTTTACTTGCGCCACTGTTGGCAGCGCAGATTATTTGAAGCAGCAGTTTATGCAATTAACTGACAACTCAAGCGAGCTCCCAACTATCTTGTCCAATGGCAAAAAATATCATTTTGGTAAGCTCTATCGCGAGTGTTATGACATCTGGCGTGAGGTTAATGAAGGCGGTATTGAGTTTGAGCTGCTATATGACCCAATCGGTTTCTTGGTGCTCAAGCACTACTTAAGTCACTGTCAAATTGAACAGGGCAAGTCCAGCATAGGCAATCGTCCTATCATGTATATTCATCAAGGTGGCTTAAAAGGTAATGAAACCATGCTGCCGAGGTATCAGCGCAAATACCCGGATTGA
- a CDS encoding ChrR family anti-sigma-E factor: MINFHPDQQMLLLHAEGKLPLSLSIAVSAHLEYCGKCQQELASAQAKATNTFLSDDALAVESQHGNEQSDAAQTNADLDSMLDAMMSGLDDLKIDDIPSVEEPLTVEVKGEQYSLPRVFKNQLLSEWQGIGKVTRSRLDTGEGKARASLLHIDANGEIPQHTHKGTEITLLLAGEFSDEYNQYKPGDLMVMTPDHQHSPKTMEGCLCYTVVDAPLYFTKGISKLLNPIGELIY, from the coding sequence ATGATTAATTTCCATCCTGATCAACAAATGCTGTTACTACATGCCGAAGGTAAGCTTCCATTGTCTCTGTCAATTGCTGTGTCAGCTCATCTTGAATATTGTGGTAAATGTCAGCAGGAGCTAGCAAGCGCTCAAGCCAAAGCTACCAACACATTTTTGAGCGACGACGCGTTAGCTGTCGAATCTCAACATGGTAACGAGCAATCAGACGCGGCTCAAACTAATGCAGATCTAGACAGTATGCTTGACGCAATGATGTCCGGACTTGACGATTTGAAAATTGACGATATCCCAAGCGTCGAGGAGCCATTAACTGTAGAGGTTAAAGGCGAGCAATACAGTTTACCCAGGGTGTTTAAAAACCAACTATTGAGCGAATGGCAAGGTATAGGTAAGGTGACCCGCTCAAGGTTAGATACCGGCGAAGGCAAAGCACGAGCTAGTTTGCTGCACATAGACGCCAATGGTGAGATCCCCCAGCATACTCACAAAGGTACTGAGATCACTTTGTTGCTCGCCGGTGAATTTAGTGACGAATATAACCAATATAAGCCTGGCGACTTAATGGTTATGACGCCAGACCATCAGCATTCACCTAAAACGATGGAAGGATGCTTGTGTTATACCGTAGTCGACGCGCCACTATATTTTACCAAAGGTATTAGTAAGCTGCTCAATCCAATTGGTGAGTTAATTTACTAA